GAGAGAAGCATGCCCGCATTGACTTCTGCGAAGCATCGCCGCTCAGCGGTCGCGCTgctcgccactgctgccttCGTCATACTCGTGTGCTTGCTAACCCGCAGCGCAAGCGGTGCAGCAACCGGAAACTCGAGTGGGCTGGTGTGGGTAATTCTCACGGACCTCAGCCGCACCACCATGACAGAGGCGTCTCTCTCGGAGGCAATCACGGCCTTCCTAACAAACACATCCGCGACGCACCAGTACCTCACCACTCTCTTCCGCCCTGCGCCCATCATCCTCGACACTGGCGGCAATCTCCTCACCGCACTGACGCAGATCACCGTCTTGCTGAATAACCCGCTCACCTTCCCGAACGTCCTGTTCCTGGCCGAGACGGCCGACGTGTCGGCGTCAGTGGTGGATATGCTGCGGCAGAACGACACGACGTCCGACATCCTCATTGTCTCCGCCCACTCATCGAACACGCGGCTGTGCGATCCAAAGACGAATCTGCGCACTATGTGCATGGTGCCGCGCGACATGATCAACGTCCGTGGGCTGCTCGAGGTCGTGTCGAATCAGCTGAGCTGGTACTCCATGAGCCTCGCCCTGAGCAACGACGACTATGGAGACGGCGTCGAACAGGCCGTCACGTCGCAGGTGCAGACGGCGTCCACAACGGCAACTATTGTGGCGCACGCATTCGTGAACGGCGCTGCCTCGACGACAGAGGACGATGCTGTCGTCGCCTCCCTCATCAAATACCGCGCGCGAGGCGTGGGTTGCTTCCTGCGCGAGGCAGAGACGCgtcgcctgcacgccgcggtggagcgcaacagccgcgccgccaacAGCGTCTTTCTCATCGCATCACGTGAGAGCCTGAACGTGCTGCCAAACCTGACCGGTGACATCAACGGATCCGCGAAGCCGTGGGGTGCCATCTTCGTCTCTGCCTACACGCCTCCGGCGGAGCTTGTCAGCCAAGGCTTTTTTCCCACGAcacgcggcaccgccgtggaTGACTACGGCGCCTTCATGCTGAGTCACCTGCTCGATGGCCTTCTCATGCTGGACGCTGCAAAGGGGGCGATCGACAACATGTCCGCACTGCGCGCCGTCCGTTTCGGCGGCTACAGCGGCAACGTTGCCTTCGACTCGATCTACTACCAGCGCGTCGAGACGGTATTCTCCCTCATCACGACCAGCCACACGGTGCGCAACCCACTCGTGACGTGGACTCTGAAGGACTACTCGTTAGACGCGGAGCAGGTGAATGTGAACCCGAATGTGACGAGTGCCCTCATTatggcgtcgccgctgcgcacagcCAAGGTCTGCATGGCGTCACCATCGAACTGCGCGTTCACGCAGATGATGATGTCGATGTTGTTTGTGCTTACGGCCCACAACGAGAAGGTCGCCGAgaacgacagcgacggcgtctTCAATTTCTACCCGGTTGCCGTGAGCAcgggcgccagcggcgtcacGGGGCTGGCGTCGTTGATCCCGATAGCGCGCTCGTGTACAGTGCTCACGGGGCCTGGCTCCGACGCGGTTGTCATGGCTGTCACCCCTGTCGTGAACGAGTTTCAGATCCCGCAGCTCGACTACGCCGTCTCGAACGACTACTTCACCGACAACGTGCACACGTATCCGTACTTCTCGCGGAGCTTGCCAATGAACACCTTTGCGGATGTGGCGGTGACGCAGCTCTGCGTGCACTACGGGTGGGAGCGCGTGATCATCATCACGTCGAACGACCAGTTCGGCATCTCGCGCGCACAGTCGATGGCGACGAGGATGCAACAGCAGAACCTCTATGTGGAGACGACCTACTACCTCTCCGACGGCGACAACGCCACCGTGGCAGACTGCATGGAGAAGATCTACGCCAAGATGGTGAGCCGCATCATCATTCTCATCAACCCATTCACGGCGACCCAGGCGGAGACCTTCTTCCGGCTCAGCGACTACCTCACCTACATGCGCCAGTACATCTTCTTTATGGACAGCGGGCtctgccacgccgccgcggcctccGTGAACGGCGATGCACTGCGTCAGAAACTGCCGAGCTCCATCTGCGTCTACCCCAACGTGACGCAGACCCGTCTGGCGGCACTGAACACTCTCTACACAAGCAGCGACTACGCGACGACGCGGCAGGAGATGCGCAAGCTCATGAGTGACGGCGGGTTCCTCTCGTCGGTAGAGTCGTGTGACATCAGCTCCATCAGCCCCTACAGTGGCTTCGCCGTGGACGCCGGTTACGTCCTGATAGACTCCATCTCTCGCGCCATCGCTGACAATGTCTCGCTGAATGTCGCCGCCCATCTGCTGCCCTACatccgcagcacctccattGACGAGTTCACTGGCGACTGCACCATCGACTCCACCGGCAACCGCCTCTACGCCGCCTACTCGATCAACATCCAGCCCTTGAACGGCAGCTCGCTTTTCATCGGCACCTGGAACTCGAaggcgtcgccggcgctggaAGTTACGGAGTCGTCGTTTGTGTGGCTGAcgaacagcaccgccgtACCACTCGACACGTTCCGGGATGCGTCCTTCGTCCTCAGCACGGCCTTCTCGGCCTCTCCGGGGGCGATAGTCATTTCCATTCTCGGCTTCATCTTCACCATAGCCGTCTTCTCCTTCTGCTACCGCCACTACCGCATGCAGAAGCTCATTGAACAGGCGCTGGAAGCGAACCAGTTCCCGGTGACggacgaggagctgcgtTGCCTGCGCGGCATCAAGGACGACGTGTAGGTCACGcaagagaagaaaagggaggcgatgcgggggtgcgagagaggaggaggaggcgtgaggagtgaggaggggggtgggatCACATGGATGTGCCACTAAAGCAGACAAGATGAGGAGACAGAAatgcgcgtgtgctgagCGGCGTGTGAAGGTGTCGTCCCCCTTTTGGTctatttgtgtgtgtgtgtgtgtgtgtggcggtgtGCTGATTTTGCTGAGGATGCTCTTGTTGATGCCTTTCGATGGCTGCGTcgctcacccctccccctccccctccccctctctctgacACGGACACGAGTCGGTTATGCTCGTGTTGCTTGGTGGCATTACTTCGTTCATTATTACTCGAGTGGCCGTCTTCTTGGGCTGTAGTGGTGGTTGGTAAGTCCtcgtgcggtgctgcgcttgGCGCGTGTGAGCAAATGTCTTTGGTCTGTCACAACCCCGCGCCTTGCAccgcatcaccaccacctccccgtcctcctcctccctaGCACCACCAACACTACTCTGCTTGTTTAACGACGAGGTTtctctgcatgtgtgtgtagtGGAAGCCCCTTGCTTGTGGAGGAGAGCCGCTAGGGAGCGTCGTCCTCTACCGCAAGCGCTtgtctcgtgtgtgtgtgtgtgtgtgtgtgtgtgtgtgtgtgtgtgctgcggcgctcTCACCACCGCAAAGATGCTCATAGAAAGAAGAGGATGTCTCACCTGTCCTCGTGCTCGTCTTGTGTCTCTGCGAGACACAGGGCATGCCTTCCTGGAAGGACAGATCCGGCCCCGCAGAAGAGAGATGCATGGCCCCGAGTGCCGTCGCGTGTATGGCGTGGTCGTCAGCACGTCTCCTGTCCAGTGTGTGggtatctctctctccctcacccccttcctATCGTTCCCAGCGCTCCTCTCCGGGCATGCtcatcacctcctcccccacctctaccaccatcaccgtcgctgcATCTGTTGTTTATTGGGGACGAGAGGTTCTTCCGTACGCGCTACCATTGAGTCTAAAGGTAGCAACCGGTGTATCGAGGGGAGCTGCACGTTGCCTCCGCGccgtacacgcgcacacccaaGCACAACGACTTGAACCGCTCCACCGCGGTTTTcagctcttcctcttctctcgtTACTgtccgcacacacacacacacacacacacacgtccgcCATGTCTTGTAGCCTCAGCACCTTCCCTACGACGAGGCAGGCGTGCCCCATCGCCCCTGTGTCTGCGCTACGTGCGGCAGTGGAGCGGCTACAGCAGCCCGACGCCACGGCAGCTGGCGGTGTGGACACGCGGCGGCCCAACTACCTCCTCGATGTTCCCGTCAGCGCCATCGACGTCGATCGCTGGGAGAAGCGGTGGCAGGAAACGATGAGTGCGGTCTCCCCGTCCTTGCCTTCTCTGGGCGTGGGCACCAAGGGGCAGCTATACTTTCAGCACGCCTCGATTGCGTACGCAGCGCTCATGACCGTCGATGAGGCGTCGGCCCCGATGAAcgcgccgtcgacgcggcgcctggcgccgctgccaccgttTGTGTTCGCTACCGTCAAGGCGCTCCCAatgacgcagctgctgaagatGCGCCGACAGTggctgccgcaccggcagcggttTGCcgtgcaccagcagcgcatgGGCTTTCTTGACGCCGTGTTGAGCCACGCTCTCGTGGCCCTCATCGGTCCGgctggcagcggccgcacgcTGCAGGTGCCCATTGTGCTCTCCGAGACGGAGGTGCTGAAGCGGGGGCGGCTCATCGTTGTGAGTGCGaatgccgcggcggcgcggctgacgacactgcgcctgcgcgaggagcgAGGCGAGGATGTGCAGCACTCCCGCACGGTCGCCGCAGCCGTGCCAAACCATAACGAAACCACCGAGAGCACCAGCGTCGTAGTCACCACCGCGGAGGTGAtgctgcggcagctcctGTGTGACCCGTGCCTCGAGGACGTCGGATGTGTCGTCTTCGACGACGCACATCTGCGGAACGAATCGACGGAGTTGtgcctctcgctgctgcgcgatcTTTtagcggtgcagcagcagtgggaACACCAGCGTGGTGCGCCGGGCGGGTCGGCAGCTGTCTCGTCAGCGAATGGGCCGGCCGCCGGCCCCGATGCAGACACAGCACAGGGCCCCGATGCTgtgcggaggcgcaggcTGCACGTCGTGTTGAATTGCCCTGATGAGGCGTGCGCGACGACGCTACTGTCCTTCCTTGCGCCATCGCGGTGCACGGCGACCACCTTCGTGTTGCAGACGGCCCCGACGCTTATGACGGCGAATACCACGTTGTACTTGGAGGAGGCCGTGCAATGGCTGCTGAAAACTGAGAAGGAGGGCAGCTGCCTTATCAGCGATAGCGCTGCGATGGAAGCGACTCTGGTCTCGTACGCAGAAAACGTGGATGCTGTGGCGCGCATCATGGCCGCCAGTGATGCAGACTTTGCTCACCCGGCCGCCTTTCGGCGCTACTGGTTGCCGCTCATTCAGCAATGCGTCGATGAGTTTGACAAGGCGGACCGCCACGTGGCTGGTGCGACCGCTGGGCAGGGCTCGTCGCCGCTCTCAGCGATCGTACTTGTAGCACCCAACAACCACTACGTCCACGTCATTGCCAATGCGAtgcgggaggcgcagcgaACGGCGGCAGAGGGCGATGTAGCGGCGTCGCGGGTGTGCACCGCCCTCGCTGCGGATTCACCGTTTTCGTCGTTCCTGACGGTCGCGCAGCGCACTGCCGTAAAGGACGCCTGCCAGCGCTGGATCATTGTCGCGACGAGCGAGCTTAGTCAGTCGGTGCTGCCCTCCGGCTTGGATGTCGGGCTTGTCGTCGACTGTGCGCGCAACGGCTACACGACGGTGGACACGACAACCATGGCGGACACCGTGGTGATCGAGTACAGCACCATCGcacagctgcgccatcgccgcaaGCTAGCCAagatgacggcgacggcgtcccctgctgctgacggcgacggcagcaagCCCGCTTCGCCAGTGGTGATTCAGTTGATCCCTAAGTCTATCCTGCACGgagcgcaccaccgccgtcttAGTGCTGACCCCGCCCAACACATCATTTTCCGTCTTCCCTTTAGCCGCTACGTGCAGGTGTATCAAGTGTTGCAGGCacgggaggaggcggcgctgtcgcagcgcgcggccttctcgctctccgctGCCGGAGGCGCCAACTCGAGCAGTGCGGCTGGTGGTGGACCCTCGATAGCCAGCAAGGTGTCTGCCGTCCTTGCGTCGCAACTCATTGGCGTgcctgctgcgacggcgacgcgatacgaggcggtgcggcgcattATGGCTTCGGTGGAGTCGtacctgcgcgccgccgggCACCTCGCCGTCGACCACACCGCTGGCTCTCCGGGAATGGGTCAACTCGTGCTGCAGCCAATGGCCGTGCTTTCCctgtgtctgcctgtgccTCTGCAGGTGGGGCGACTCCTCATCGTTGGCAGCCTGCTGCGCTCTTCTCTGGCGGCCGTCACGGCGGTGGGTGCgttgtggtgctgcagcgatCTGCTGTCGTTGCAGGgtgccggcgctgtgcgcgtggCGGATGCGTCGGATGCGACACGCGAAGCtgtggaggagcaggcggcgctcTTGACGGAGGCGCGTCTATTCTTCTCGCGCGACTCGCTCAGCGATGTCGTCAGCGCCTTCCACGTGTATCAGATGTGGTGCTCCACGAAGGCCAAGCAAGAGGCCGAGCGCGATTTTTTGGAGGAGTGCGGCGTCGCAGGCGAAGTTCTGCAGGCCGTCTTCGACACCCAGGTGCAGCTCTGCATGCTCATGCGAACCTTtgggctgctgcagcaaccCGGCGATGGAGACGAGAGCAGTCGCGCCGGCGCTGGGGAGTCTGAGGCAGAGAGGGCTCTACGGGTGTGCGTGGAATCGGTGCAGCAGAGCACGTCCGATAGCGTGGCGCAGGTGTCGAGTGCGCTTGCTGGTGCGATGGCGGCCCTGTCTCCGGAGGTGGCCACGAGTCGCGccctgcacgcgtgcgtcaCGGCTGCGCTGTACCCGAGCTGTGTGGTGCCgacgggcgaggaggggatCGGCCTCGTTTACGACGGCGTCTCCACCTCTAgcatcggcggcgctggtggcggcggtgagccCTCCGGTAGCGGCGCTCCGGCAGCGGGTACAGGTCGCCGGGTGGCGAGTTTCAGCAGCGACTGTGTTCTCGCTGATGCGGTGCAGTGTGCCAAGGCGGCCGGCAGACCGTTTCTGTTTCTCGCCAAGTCGATcgccgacgcggcgacgCGTGAGGCAGCCGTCATGGGCACATCGTCCACCGTAGCCGCTACCGTTGTGGAGCAGGTCGACCCCCTGCatgaggcagcggcggtggtctTCTGCGGCCACTTCTACGAGCGTCCGCGCAAGGCACCGACGCGTTGCCGCGGGTGGTCGTCGGTGCTGACGAGTCGGTGGCGCGAAActcgacgcgcgcgcgcgttgccgccggtttcacagctgccgccgacgtGCATCTCGGTGCAGTCGTACGACACGGTGCACTGCAACCACGTTATCTTCACCATGGACCAGAACCTCTCCCTCACGATGCGGTCAACGACAGCGAAGTggttgcagcagctccgcaccCACGTCGGCGCCTACCTCACCGCACTGGCGCGTGGGGTCGCCACGTCCAACAGTAACGGGTCACTAAGGGAGGCGTCGTCGGCTCTAGCGGCTGAGCTGGCGGAAGCGTGGGAGTGGTGGGAGCGTCGTCATGAGCAGGGCCGCGATTGGCTGCGTGAGGAGCGGGTGGTCGTGgcacatcagcagcagcaaaaggaggcggcggcggctggctATGACgagcaggagcaggcggcgtcggcggccaAGATCGCGGCGCTGCGACAGCGTCTCTTCGGCTACTATGAGTGGCAGATTCGACCCGGCACCCCAGCCGCTGTCGTCCTTCCATCGAATGCAGAACGGCAGGCGTTTGCCAagagcgcagctgccgcggcagcggcagctacGAAGGGGAGTGGCGAGGTCGACAATGGTGAcgcaggcgcggctgcagaagacgacgccgccgcagagggcGCTGGTGGGGTGCAGGCCACGTACTCGGGCAAGGTGCCGCCGGCCGACGTGGACCACATCTTCCGTCTGTGCGTCAAGAGTGTGGCCGCCAAGGGCACGCGCGAggccgaggcgcagctgcttcgcGACAACCCGGACATGTTCGGTTTCCTCAACCCCGAAGATGAGTTCCATGAGTACTACCTGTACTTGCTGCGGCAAGCAGCGCCAGACATGGAGGTGCTCGGCGACAACCTGGAGGAACTCATCGCCTTCCTTGAAGACCTTGAAGCAGAGCTGCGTGAGGAGCTGGGGCTGCCGCACCCGAACGCGGCGGCACAGGAGGACGCCGGGGGAGTCCTGGGCAGGCACGTGAACGGCGAAGACGGCGTCTACGGCGCAAGTGCAGCCGGCATTTGGGGCGGCGACGTCAGTGGTGATGCGAATGGGCAGTGGAACTCCAGCCCGTTTGGCGGCGGCTACGCAGTGCACGACGTTCCAGTCGGTGAGGGTGACGTGGACGGCtacggtgacggcgacagcggtgggTTGCAGCTCGAATCTGCCGCGATCAACCTCAAAAAGAGCGCTGGCCCAACATTGGCGGAGAAAATCGAGGAGGCAAAGCGAGCGCAAGCGAGCGCGGCCCCTACGACGGGCAAGTCGGCCGATATGGCACCTCCTATGATGATCGGTgcccctgcagcgccgctgcagatGAGCCTGCCcaccgcgccgtcgccagcgaGCGGCAATACACCGTTTGTGTCCACCAACGCAGGTGAGACGCTCGCCGACAAGCTGCGGGCAATGCAGATGGCCGCCATGGGCGGCTCTGCCGGCAGTGCCAGCGATCTCGCGCGGCTGCAGTTTTCGGCGCAGCCGAGCGCTGATCCAACGAGCGCGCAGCCCGAGTCTGCGGCACCGTGtggcgtgctgccgccgccacctacGGCAGCCGACTTGCTCGCCGTCAtcaacggcggcgaaggcgcggatgtggcgccgccacagGCATCCCTTGACCTCGACTTTCAACAAGCTCCACCAACAACCGAGGAGCTCCTGGACTTGCTGGGGCCGGCGCTCCCCACTTCGGCACCCGCTGACCCCTTCGCAGCGGGCAGCGGTCTCGGTAGCAGCCGGGGTACCGCGCCACTGCCCTctgcgacgatggcggcgatgatgatgggGATGGCAACCACACCTCTGCATCGGCCTCCGCCGGCCATCCCTGCCAAGGCAGTCGAGGAGCGTCCGCCGTCCGTGCTGGTGTACCCGGTACCGGACATACGGAAGTACGGGAACGTGCGCCTGCTCCTGGCCAAGAGCCTCAGCGAGTCGCTCAACATGCGCGTTGGTCCGACCACCATCGTCGGTCACGTGGCACGAATCGATGTCCCGAACCGCAACGTGGAGGCGCGTGCACTGGCGCTGAAGAAATTCACATGTGGTGACGCCAAAATCACGGTGCACCTCTTCAAGAACGACCGCATCATAGATGACCCAGAgcgcgaggagcgcgagcgTCGCAAGCGacgcgaggagctgcggcagcaagaggcggagcggcacctggagcggcgccgtcgcaccAGAGCCTCTGCTGGTGGCGACACGCCGGCCGGTGCGAAGGCTTCCCGGCGCGCCGGCAATGTTGGCGCAGCCCTTACCGGAAGCGCAGGCATCGACCCGACGAGTCCGGACGCTTTTAACGACCCGAGCGCGTACACCGCTGACGCTCCTGTGCTGTCAGCGAAGGTCGACGTGGCGAAGGCAACCTCAATGAGGATCGGTGTCCTCTCATCGTCGGAGGATGACGATGATGCAAGCAGCAGTGCCGAttcatcgtcgtcctccttGTCAGAGTAGCCGACTCTGTGACAAGGATCATCGCAGGCGCCACTGAAGTGCGGGGCGGGGTGACGAATGCGTGGTGAAGAAAGCTGATAACAATGGTGTGCCGCATTGCAATGAAGTtggcgagaggagaggagggaagagcgcCACGGGAGGGCGGGAGAGATAATCTTCTCGCCTCGCATGGCACgaacgtgtgcgtgcgtgtgtgtgtgtgtgtatcatCGTGGGGTATAACTTAAGCACGTCCATTCATAGACGCATGTCCAAGCAAAGCTGGCGGTGCGTAAGGTGCGagtgcgagtgcgtgtgcgtgggcccTCGTACGAGAGCCAGACTcagggaaaaaagaaaaagtggAAGACAGCGATAGCGGGCGTTGGACTGGTAAGCAAAAcaccacacccacacagacaagcacaaacgaaaaaaaaagaaagcgacTCACGAGCcgcaaacacacacagcgcGGAGAGGAGCGAAGCGAGTGGCCTACGTGCGGGTGCAAACGACGGCGCTCATGCCTTGAAGTGGGGGAAAAAATCTTTCGAACGGAACGTGTACATGCCTGTACATGCATCAGACGACCCGGAAAAGGAGGACATAGGGCCACCACAgaggacagggaggggggagggaggcagccgTGTACGGACGCACCATCCACCTTTACGTTCAACCTCTCACGTTCGGATAGAGAACAGTCGTGCTTGCCCCTTGCTGTGTAGGTTTTTCATGCGGGTCATCGGCGCTTGCCATCTGGGTCGCTGGTCGATTcgtgtctcctcctcctaccTAGCTACTGAATCtttcgcctcccccccccctccctccctccctactGCCCATCTGTTTCTCTGCTTCTTGTTGGGTGACCGACCCTTGTTGCTCATTGGAGCACCCCCTTCGCCACCCTCCCTTCCTGCAGCGATAACCGCCATCAGAAGCAGTGCTCGCTAGGTCCGGTGCTGGCGTGTGGTTGTGTCTCTACACAGCTTCTCATTGGTATTCTCCTTCCTTGCAGCGTTctgcgcggcgtgctgctgcgagcaCCGACTCCAGAAACAAACATTCGTAAATTTAGTACCCACCTCAATGTCGAAGCCACGGCGGGACGTCAACAAGGTGCAGATCGGCTACCACCGTGCTGAGAACACCGAGACGGTAAGTTCGCCGCACACGTATGCCTACAGCAGTGGTAAGAGCGTTCCGTCCACCACCAAGCCGGATAAGCCGACAGTGTCGAATATCCGCATCGTGTCTGCCGTCGCCgggctgccgccgtcgcgctttGCAGCCAATGCGTCGATGAAGCGGGAGAAGAACGAAGAGGGGTCAGAGAGCGCTACCGCCGCAGCAAGCAGCGCGTCATCGTCGTTGGTGCATGGCGCGGCAAGCGAGGCGCGGGCGACCGTAGACGGATTCCCTTGGTCGACGCGGCGGGTGGAGCGGATGTCGTTCGAGATGCAGAACGTGAGTCCTCCCATTTCGAACCTGTTCCGTCGGGTGCTGACGACGGAGGTGCCGACGCTGGCATTCGACCGCGTTTTAATCGAAGAAAACGATAGCCCGGTGCTGGATGAGCTTCTGTCGcaccgcctcggcctcgTTCCGGTGGCGGGTCCGGTAATGAAGATGCACTACATCACCGAGAGCAATCAGGCAAGCTTTAACAATCTGGACCCGAGCCGCGTGCTGCTGTTTGAGCTGGACGCCACGGGCGCCAAGgatgcggcggtgacgccggTGTATAGCCGCCAGCTGCAgtgggtgccgctgccggggcAGGATAAGAAAACCGGCGCTGTGGCGGGCGTCTGCCAAGCGGGGAGCGAGGAGTGTgccggcgcagacgacgatgacgacgcggTGTTCCTCGTGCATCCTGATATCCTGCTCACCAAGCTAGGCCCTGGCCAGCGCATCAAGCTCAAGGCGATCGCTGTGAAGGGCCTCGGTGCCGTGCACGCCAAGTGGAGCCCAGTGTCGGCGTGCTACTACGAGATGAAGACCTCCGTCGAGCTCTGTGAGCGGCTGACAGGCTCGGCGGCCGAGGCGCTCGTGAAGTCCTGCCCCACTGGTGTTTTCGGCTACGAAGGTGGCCAAAagggtgcggcagcgactgTCGTAGCGCCGGAGAAGTGCACCCTGTGCCGCGAGTGCCTCCGCAGGGACGACACGGGTCCTGGGGCCGCCACCAACGAGGGCGACCGAGTTCGTGTGCAGAAGGACAAGACACACGTCCTCTTTCACATTGAGAGCGTGGGCCAGCTGCACCCGGCACAGATTCTGCGCTTCGGCCTCCGTCTCTTCGCTGAGCGCTGCCGGGCACTCGCGGAGATGGTGCAGTCGACCGAGGTGCACGTGGTGGATGCGGGCGCCAAGTCACTGGAGCATTGAGGCCGAGAAGAAACGAGCACGAGGAggggttgggggggggggctaaAGCGAAACAGAGGAGTGGCGGGAGCGAGTGGCACAGGCGCTCGATTTGGCTTCCCCACCGCATCCgtcgccccccaccccctccccctcctctgtgtgtCCCCGTAGCGCCGTGGCAACGTTGTCTTCTGCGCCATGGTATCCctgcctctcgctctttATAATGCATAAGTGccttgtttttgtttttcggcCGgcatgggggagggggaggaggtcgggaatgtgtgtggggtgtgtggtgggtgtgggtgtgggagCAAACGGGCGCCTGTCTTCCCTcgcccaccccaccacacaAATGTCCGGTCCACTTCACCCGCCAACCCCACTCGCGGTCGTCGTctcttctttctctccctccatgTCTCTCGGGTAAACAATCACACGTGCATCTTGCATAACACGTACATACATGAGAGGAGGATGCCAGACAGAAAACAAGCCCACCGTCACCAGTCTCGTCACCGTAACGCATTGATGGGCTCCAACTGCAGGGGGTCCACAAGAGCGCGTGTTACTGGGTCACGTCGTGACATCTCTCAGGCTGCGCGTCGTGGAGTCCTTGGCGAAGGATGGTGGGCGCGGGACGCAGCTCCAATGGGGAGTGAGTCCATTGCCTTCTTGGGGATGCCATGAGGCACGTGGAAGGAGCGATGGTGCGATGAGGCTAAAGAGACTTTGGTAACGCATCGATGTGGAAGCGTCTTCCCTACTTCGTGCCTGCTCCTGTTTTGGCGCAAGGTCGGCGCTGGCGAGCAGGTGTGCGGCACACAAAaacgcccacgcacgcctgTGTACCAAGTGTCACAGCCTCACCCCGCACGTGGTTTTCGATCCCGCACGTGGACTTGCCATGCGCTTCACACTCtgtctctgcccctctctctcgtcctgCTCTTCCATCCGCTCCCTGCAGACGGAGAGTACACACATTAGCCCGCAATGACGAAGGGGAAAGGGCGCAACCCAGGCGCCAGCGGGCTCGACAAGCACCTCAAGCGCAAGACCCACCTAGAACGGTCGCAGCCGAAGTCGCGCCAGCATCTCGGCCAGCTCGAGAAGCACAAAGATCAT
This genomic stretch from Leishmania mexicana MHOM/GT/2001/U1103 complete genome, chromosome 19 harbors:
- a CDS encoding DNA-directed RNA polymerase, alpha subunit,putative; translated protein: MSKPRRDVNKVQIGYHRAENTETVSSPHTYAYSSGKSVPSTTKPDKPTVSNIRIVSAVAGLPPSRFAANASMKREKNEEGSESATAAASSASSSLVHGAASEARATVDGFPWSTRRVERMSFEMQNVSPPISNLFRRVLTTEVPTLAFDRVLIEENDSPVLDELLSHRLGLVPVAGPVMKMHYITESNQASFNNLDPSRVLLFELDATGAKDAAVTPVYSRQLQWVPLPGQDKKTGAVAGVCQAGSEECAGADDDDDAVFLVHPDILLTKLGPGQRIKLKAIAVKGLGAVHAKWSPVSACYYEMKTSVELCERLTGSAAEALVKSCPTGVFGYEGGQKGAAATVVAPEKCTLCRECLRRDDTGPGAATNEGDRVRVQKDKTHVLFHIESVGQLHPAQILRFGLRLFAERCRALAEMVQSTEVHVVDAGAKSLEH
- a CDS encoding putative extracellular receptor, which gives rise to MPALTSAKHRRSAVALLATAAFVILVCLLTRSASGAATGNSSGLVWVILTDLSRTTMTEASLSEAITAFLTNTSATHQYLTTLFRPAPIILDTGGNLLTALTQITVLLNNPLTFPNVLFLAETADVSASVVDMLRQNDTTSDILIVSAHSSNTRLCDPKTNLRTMCMVPRDMINVRGLLEVVSNQLSWYSMSLALSNDDYGDGVEQAVTSQVQTASTTATIVAHAFVNGAASTTEDDAVVASLIKYRARGVGCFLREAETRRLHAAVERNSRAANSVFLIASRESLNVLPNLTGDINGSAKPWGAIFVSAYTPPAELVSQGFFPTTRGTAVDDYGAFMLSHLLDGLLMLDAAKGAIDNMSALRAVRFGGYSGNVAFDSIYYQRVETVFSLITTSHTVRNPLVTWTLKDYSLDAEQVNVNPNVTSALIMASPLRTAKVCMASPSNCAFTQMMMSMLFVLTAHNEKVAENDSDGVFNFYPVAVSTGASGVTGLASLIPIARSCTVLTGPGSDAVVMAVTPVVNEFQIPQLDYAVSNDYFTDNVHTYPYFSRSLPMNTFADVAVTQLCVHYGWERVIIITSNDQFGISRAQSMATRMQQQNLYVETTYYLSDGDNATVADCMEKIYAKMVSRIIILINPFTATQAETFFRLSDYLTYMRQYIFFMDSGLCHAAAASVNGDALRQKLPSSICVYPNVTQTRLAALNTLYTSSDYATTRQEMRKLMSDGGFLSSVESCDISSISPYSGFAVDAGYVLIDSISRAIADNVSLNVAAHLLPYIRSTSIDEFTGDCTIDSTGNRLYAAYSINIQPLNGSSLFIGTWNSKASPALEVTESSFVWLTNSTAVPLDTFRDASFVLSTAFSASPGAIVISILGFIFTIAVFSFCYRHYRMQKLIEQALEANQFPVTDEELRCLRGIKDDV